A window of Pectinophora gossypiella chromosome 12, ilPecGoss1.1, whole genome shotgun sequence contains these coding sequences:
- the LOC126371307 gene encoding uncharacterized protein LOC126371307, giving the protein MKHLRATGKPVVYIDETYIHTAHEVSKCWQGPNEPGVSKAISLGERYIIVHAGSREGFIENCLLAYKTKSISADYHHDMNRDNFTKWTKEKLLPNLSQPSVIVLDNASYHSTRINKPPNSNDRKETLKKWLEDNGIEYPVDALKAELVSLVKRNKGEPIFEIDQLLEEHGHTVVRLPPYHCDLNAIEMIWSLAKRQVASKNVNISAKELLPIINECFRTITAEHWRKECDHVIHVEQKYWEQDRLMEDMQEFIINVTDSSTSSSEEDNSLDLSGSSKQSSTVSGIQYLESDFDYDSDHGASE; this is encoded by the coding sequence ATGAAACACTTGAGGGCAACTGGAAAACCGGTTGTATATATTGATGAAACGTATATTCATACTGCACATGAAGTTAGTAAGTGTTGGCAAGGCCCCAATGAACCTGGAGTATCTAAAGCAATTTCTCTTGGTGAACGATATATTATAGTTCATGCTGGTAGCAGAGAAGGATTCATTGAAAATTGTTTACttgcatataaaactaaaagtatTTCAGCAGATTACCACCATGACATGAATCGAGATAATTTTACCAAGTGGACAAAAGAAAAACTCTTGCCAAACCTGTCTCAACCGTCTGTCATTGTGCTAGATAACGCATCCTATCATAGTACACGCATAAATAAACCTCCAAATAGCAATGACAGGAAAGAAACTTTGAAGAAATGGTTGGAAGATAATGGAATAGAATATCCAGTTGACGCGCTGAAAGCTGAACTtgtaagtttagtaaaaaggaacAAAGGAGAACCAATATTTGAAATTGATCAACTACTTGAGGAGCATGGTCATACTGTTGTCAGGTTACCGCCATATCACTGCGACTTGAATGCTATTGAGATGATATGGAGCTTAGCAAAAAGACAAGTAGCATCAAAGAATGTGAACATATCAGCAAAAGAACTATTACCAATTATAAATGAATGCTTCAGAACTATTACCGCAGAACATTGGCGAAAAGAGTGTGATCATGTGATACatgtagaacaaaaatattgggAACAAGACCGTTTAATGGAGGATATGCaagaatttattataaatgtaacaGATTCGAGCACATCAAGTTCAGAAGAAGATAATTCTTTGGATCTCTCTGGTAGTTCCAAACAAAGTTCAACCGTGTCCGGCATTCAATATTTAGAATCAGACTTTGATTATGATTCTGATCATGGAGCcagtgaataa
- the LOC126371321 gene encoding neurogenic differentiation factor 1-like, producing the protein MPLMDVSTGRVIKEVQMRPVLWDSSHDQYKNKYARLKAWKQVFCALIPEFLTLPAAEQKDTDRAIQQRWKTARDAYIRCKSQMKAGTLKKKYFYYDYLSFLQKNFGENPEQSPPSASYDPLAPSSSDTHTVMKLESMDDDSENEYNEPEEDDNDREHEPEDGSPQEDDDEEPPPEIRKPLKRKLTSNGVNKQILKMCKENSARMKNDNMSFFMSMLPIVNKFNDQQKLMFRSEVIRVAMEISSKKEEW; encoded by the exons ATGCCATTAATGGACGTTAGTACAGGACGAGTCATCAAGGAAGTGCAAATGCGACCCGTCTTGTGGGACTCGTCACACGACCAGTACAAAAATAAGTACGCCCGTCTAAAAGCCTGGAAGCAAGTATTTTGTGCGCTGATCCCGGAGTTTTTAACGTTGCCAGCTGCGGAACAGAAAGATACAG ACAGAGCAATCCAACAGCGCTGGAAGACAGCACGAGACGCGTATATCCGATGCAAGTCCCAAATGAAAGCTGggactttaaaaaagaaatatttctaCTACGACTATTTGTCGTTTCTACAAAAAAATTTTGGAGAGAACCCTGAGCAGTCACCGCCGTCAGCCTCTTACGACCCGCTAGCACCTTCATCCAGCGACACACATACTGTAATGAAACTAGAATCTATGGACGATGACTCGGAGAACGAATACAATGAACCAGAAGAGGACGACAATGACAGGGAACATGAGCCAGAAGACGGCAGCCCTCAAGAAGACGACGACGAAGAACCACCACCGGAGATAAGAAAACCATTGAAGAGAAAACTAACCAGTAACGGAGTGAACAAACAAATACTAAAAATGTGTAAAGAGAATTCTGCGCGCATGAAAAACGATAATATGTCTTTCTTTATGTCCATGTTACCTATAGTTAATAAGTTCAATGATCAACAAAAACTGATGTTCAGATCTGAAGTGATAAGGGTAGCTATGGAAATTAGTTCTAAGAAAGAAGAATGGTGA
- the LOC126371221 gene encoding jerky protein homolog-like, with protein MPRVRVRKTSRGQIDISSYEDAYKSVKAGLSLRKAAERYGVHYCSLLRYKRKRDASGEGENPDMGYKAHNRVFTNEQEQELSKYLIRCADIYFGLSKKEVRKLSYELTVKYNLSRPRTWDDNEMAGEEWFRMFMSRNPQLSIRAAQATSLSRATSFNKNNVDTFYDNLSNVMDRYKFEPQDIYNADETGITTVQKPDRVLARRGARQVGSVTSAERGTLVSVAFAANAIGNALPPFFVFPRVRFQDYFIRDGPISSAGTANPSGWMQDQSFLCFLEHFKKHTNAAPSHKVLLVLDNHASHVHINALDFCKDNGIVLLSFPPHCSHRLQPLDRSVFGPFKKAINSASDAWMRSHPAKTMTIYDIPGIVALAMPLAFTPSNIQAGFRKTGISPYNRDLFTELDFAPAFVTDRPNPENTAEAITDRSNHEKITEDVTDRPNLEILTEAEVHMERPSPDNTPDAEIVTLPNMPRGDETPPLSPSILIDEPSLETVEQQQDISNSQILRTEGQPNIEDPETSNTPPRHPHQTSANPSTSAQPETSSDPIVFSPEAIRPLPKALPRKGNRGKRTRKSTIYTDTPEKEEIRKEHEARLKRTKAKLVKKRLDGVKMKRNTTKGKKNTTKGKRNKTQQESLSSEEEECYCIVCLSPYSASRSGEKWVQCTTCKLWAHEECTEGGITYVCHNCDSD; from the coding sequence aTGCCAAGAGTACGTGTGAGAAAAACTTCAAGAGGGCAGATCGACATATCGAGCTATGAAGACGCTTACAAGAGTGTAAAAGCTGGTCTCTCATTGCGAAAGGCGGCGGAAAGGTATGGAGTACATTATTGTAGCCTCCTTAGATACAAACGAAAGCGAGATGCATCTGGCGAGGGAGAAAATCCAGATATGGGATATAAAGCACATAACCGTGTTTTTACCAATGAGCAAGAGCAAGAGCTTTCAAAATACTTGATTCGATGTGCGGATATATATTTTGGCCTATCTAAAAAGGAGGTGAGAAAATTATCATATGAACTTACCGTTAAGTATAATTTATCACGACCACGTACTTGGGATGACAACGAAATGGCAGGGGAAGAATGGTTTCGGATGTTTATGTCAAGAAACCCTCAACTGTCTATTCGCGCAGCGCAAGCTACCAGCCTCTCAAGGGCCACCAGCTTCAATAAGAACAACGTAGATACCTTCTACGACAATTTAAGCAACGTCATGGATCGGTACAAGTTTGAGCCGCAAGATATTTATAATGCCGATGAGACAGGCATAACCACAGTACAAAAGCCTGACAGAGTGTTGGCTAGACGTGGTGCTCGTCAAGTGGGTTCTGTGACTTCGGCCGAAAGAGGTACTTTGGTATCAGTAGCCTTTGCGGCAAATGCAATCGGAAATGCACTTCCTCCATTTTTTGTCTTCCCGCGAGTGCGTTTTCAAGACTATTTCATAAGAGATGGGCCTATAAGCTCTGCTGGAACTGCTAACCCTTCTGGCTGGATGCAGGATCAATCATTTCTGTGCTTCTTGGAACATTtcaaaaaacatacaaatgcCGCTCCCTCACATAAAGTGTTGCTCGTGCTTGATAACCACGCGTCCCACGTTCATATTAACGCACTGGATTTCTGCAAGGATAATGGCATTGTATTATTATCTTTTCCTCCCCATTGCTCTCATAGACTCCAGCCGCTTGATCGATCTGTATTCGGCCCTTTCAAGAAAGCTATAAATTCGGCCAGCGATGCATGGATGCGAAGCCATCCAGCAAAGACAATGACAATTTATGATATTCCAGGGATTGTTGCGCTTGCTATGCCCCTTGCTTTTACTCCATCAAATATTCAAGCCGGCTTCCGCAAAACAGGAATCTCTCCATATAATCGGGATCTGTTTACAGAGCTCGACTTTGCTCCTGCATTTGTCACGGATAGGCCAAACCCCGAAAATACAGCTGAGGCTATTACGGATAGATCAAACCACGAAAAAATAACTGAGGATGTTACGGATAGACCAAATCTTGAAATATTAACAGAGGCAGAGGTTCATATGGAAAGACCGAGCCCTGACAACACACCTGACGCAGAGATTGTTACCTTGCCAAATATGCCACGAGGAGATGAAACGCCACCACTATCGCCTTCTATATTAATTGATGAACCGTCACTAGAGACTGTGGAACAGCAACAAGATATCAGCAATTCACAAATTCTGAGAACTGAAGGGCAACCGAATATTGAAGATCCTGAAACCTCGAATACACCACCCAGACACCCACATCAGACTTCTGCAAATCCCTCAACAAGTGCTCAGCCAGAAACATCTAGTGACCCTATTGTTTTTTCACCGGAAGCAATACGACCATTACCAAAAGCTCTCCCAAGGAAAGGGAATAGAGGAAAAAGAACCAGAAAGTCTACAATATATACTGATACACCAGAAAAAGAAGAGATAAGAAAAGAACATGAAGCAAGGCTAAAGAGAACCAAAGCTAAGCTAGTTAAGAAACGTTTGGATGGAgtaaaaatgaaaagaaataccACAAAAGGAAAGAAAAATACTACAAAAGGGAAAAGAAATAAGACACAGCAGGAATCATTATCATCTGAAGAGGAAGAGTGCTACTGTATCGTTTGTTTGTCACCGTATTCAGCGAGCAGATCTGGAGAAAAGTGGGTACAATGTACCACTTGTAAACTATGGGCTCACGAGGAGTGCACAGAAGGAGGTATTACCTATGTCTGCCATAATTGTGACTCCGATTAG